In the Nicotiana tabacum cultivar K326 chromosome 16, ASM71507v2, whole genome shotgun sequence genome, one interval contains:
- the LOC107782580 gene encoding auxin transporter-like protein 3, protein MASEKVETVIAGNYLEMEREGEEANSNNSVKSKLSNFFWHGGSVYDAWFSCSSNQVAQVLLTLPYSFSQLGMMSGIIFQLFYGLMGSWTAYLISVLYVEYRTRKEREKVDFRNHVIQWFEVLDGLLGKHWRNIGLFFNCTFLLFGSVIQLIACASNIYYINDNLDKRTWTYIFGACCATTVFIPSFHNYRIWSFIGLLMTSYTAWYLTIASLLNGQVEGVKHSGPTTMVLYFTGATNILYTFGGHAVTVEIMHAMWKPQKFKLIYLMATIYVLTLTLPSASAVYWAFGDALLTHSNALALLPRTRFRDAAVVLMLIHQFITFGFACTPLYFVWEKFIRVHDTKSLFKRAMARLPVVIPIWFLAIVFPFFGPINSTVGSLLVSFTVYIIPALAHMVTFASPSARENAVEQPPSFLGRWVGLYCTNIFVVAWVFIVGFGFGGWASMVNFVHQINTFGLFTKCYQCPPHKA, encoded by the exons ATGGCTTCTGAGAAAGTTGAGACTGTTATTGCTGGAAACTACTTGGAAATGgagagagaaggagaagaagcCAATTCCAATAACTCTGTCAAAAGCAAATTATCGAATTTTTTCTGGCATGGTGGCTCTGTTTATGATGCATGGTTTAGCTGTTCTTCTAACCAG gTTGCTCAAGTGCTACTTACACTGCCATATTCATTTTCACAACTGGGAATGATGTCTGGAATTATTTTCCAACTCTTCTATGGGTTGATGGGAAGCTGGACTGCTTATCTTATAAGTGTTCTCTACGTCGAGTACAGAACTAGAAAGGAACGAGAAAAAGTTGACTTCAGAAACCATGTAATTcag TGGTTTGAAGTTCTTGACGGACTACTAGGAAAGCATTGGAGGAATATTGGTCTCTTTTTTAACTGCACTTTTCTTCTATTTGGATCAGTCATTCAGCTAATTGCATGTGCAAG TAACATATATTATATTAATGACAATCTTGATAAGAGAACTTGGACTTATATATTTGGAGCCTGTTGTGCTACAACTGTGTTCATTCCTTCATTCCACAACTACAGAATTTGGTCATTTATAGGCCTTCTCATGACAAGTTACACTGCATGGTATCTTACCATAGCTTCTCTTCTCAATGGACAG GTTGAGGGAGTGAAGCACTCAGGACCAACCACAATGGTTCTCTACTTCACTGGTGCTACAAACATTCTTTATACCTTTGGTGGCCATGCTGTCACGGT GGAGATAATGCACGCAATGTGGAAGCCACAGAAGTTTAAGCTTATATATTTGATGGCAACAATTTATGTGCTAACACTGACACTGCCATCAGCAAGTGCCGTCTATTGGGCTTTTGGAGATGCACTTCTCACCCACTCCAATGCTTTGGCTTTGTTACCAAGGACTAGATTTCGAGACGCTGCTGTTGTTCTCATGCTTATTCATCAG TTTATTACATTTGGATTTGCATGTACCCCTTTGTACTTTGTATGGGAGAAATTCATCAGAGTACATGACACAAAGAGCTTGTTCAAGAGAGCAATGGCAAGACTCCCTGTGGTTATTCCAATATGGTTCTTGGCAATTGTTTTCCCCTTCTTCGGTCCCATTAATTCTACTGTTGGATCTCTTCTTGTTAGCTTCACTGTCTACATTATTCCTGCCTTGGCACACATGGTTACTTTTGCTTCTCCATCCGCTAGAGAG AATGCTGTGGAGCAACCACCATCATTCTTGGGAAGGTGGGTTGGATTGTATTGTACCAACATATTTGTGGTGGCATGGGTCTTCATTGTTGGTTTTGGATTTGGAGGGTGGGCAAGCATGGTCAATTTTGTACATCAAATTAACACTTTTGGCCTCTTCACTAAGTGTTATCAATGCCCTCCACATAAGGCTTGA